CTTGTGTTTCCAGAGCTGGCCAACTACGAGAAGAACGTTAACAGGGCAATTCACAAGTACAATGCTTACAGGTAATTATAATTGTCAAAATAAAGACCGAAGAAGTAAATGGCTGTTTACTGATTTGCATTATTTCCCATGCAATATGAATATGGTCATTATCCAAGTCCTTGTTATTTGTCTCTATCATCACCACATTCATTCATGTACGgaggatttatttttgtgggtTCTATACGTGCCTTGACGATTTTCCtgatgttttggggggttttctaTGTTCAGGAAAGCAGCCTCAACAATTGCCAAATACCCGCAAAAAATTAGGAATGGCGAAGAAGCCAAGAAACTGGTATGTGCTTGCACCAAAAGGGTTGTTGTTATAATTTGCAGAATTAGTGATGTTTTCTGATTCACTGCCAGCCAATGAAGAaaatttttactttttcaagactcacagTGTACTCTGCTCAATAATTTTCTGTCTCGAATCTACCAAGTGAAAGAATTTTCCTTTTACTAGAAAAATACCATCAGCAAAGTATTGGGCAAAGGCTGTGAATATTTACGAACATCATGTTAtgtcttaatttttatttttcataaactTGCTGAAAATAAAAGTTGACAATGTCTTAATGTGGTTTTATGCGTTGTGTGTTTTGGGAAAAGGCTGTAACAGCAAAATGTGGAAATTTAATGGCTACATCACAAGTGTGCTCTCCGctattgttttcatgtttccaTGAATGTACATGTATTTACAGGAAGGCGTTGGCGCTAAAATAGCTGAAAAGATTGACGAGTACTTGCAGACAGGAACCCTACGGAAACTGGAAAAGGTGAGGTCATGGGAAGCACATTTCATACGGTGATGGCTCAATAATATCACAAACTTTAGTAACGCAACCTTTATTCTCGTTTCTTTTCAGATTCGAAATGACGACACCAGCTCTTCTATCAATTTTCTTACAAGAGTAACTGGAATTGGGTATGAGTCTAAAATGACAAATACAAGCTCATACAAATTTACAATCACAGTTGACCAAAGAAATGTTGCTAAATATTTCAGCACTCCAAATAGTTTGTAggcgtgtgtgtgaatggttgtctgtctttaTATTGACTGCGTTTGTCAAAGCCAGCTGGCATAGATTCCAGCTTTCCCACGATTCCTAAACGGAGTAAAAGGTATAAAATGCTAACCAAATTCTTTCTTTGGTGTTCACTTTAGCCCGGCTGCCGCACGGAAGTTTTTCGAAGAAGGCGTGAAGACTCTTGAAGGTTTGTCAAGCGCGTAGCTTGTTCAATGTCAAGCTGTGGGATTCATTTTGGATGTGtgttaattttcttttcattttgtgtatTCAGATTTGAAAAAGATAGAAAGCAAGCTTAACCATCATCAACAGATTGGCCTCAAGTGAGTTTTCTGATATTATCAAGCCTTCAATCCAAAACTCTTGTGTTGATAAGTGGATCATTTTACCCTGTTCAGGTACTTTGAGGACTTTGAGAAAAGGATTCCACGAGCTGAAATGGAAAAGATGGAGGtgagtttttgttatttttctcaatgGCTCGTTCCATTCATctattatccgaaccgctttatcctcacggcgGTTGCGGGTGTGCCAGAGCCAACCCCAGCTGTTTTGGGGCAGTCGGTGCagtacagacaaacaaccagccaCACCTAAAGATGATTAACCGAccgtggatgtttttggaatgtgggaggaaaccggattacccgcaGAAAATacatcccccaaaaataatttgaaatgattatctGATTAACTACATGTCCTAAAATCAAATAGTGTCCATGGTAGAAAGATTGAATCATCAAAATTCCAACAACAAATTGATTTCACAAAGCTTTTGAAATTTTAAACTTGCTTTCCAGTTGTcgtatttaaattaaaatttccTGAAAAGCACAATACACACTTTTGACTGCTTGAGCATAACATAACATATTCtaaattttaatgcattttaattGCTAGTCAATGCCATTCTTTGCTTGGGGGGGATACAAATATTAAAAGCGAACTTATATATTTCACACTTACAAAAAGAAGATAAAATGCAATATGTCGAACCAAGTAATGAACAATATCAGCACATTTTCGATCGCCAACACAATGTATCAAACTTGGCTAATTTAAATCTAGGCTACCACCACTCGCACAAAGATACTGAAATTGTCCGCACAAGCGGACAAGTATAGCCACAGTCACTGCTGCCCTTTCAAttgttttattgaacaaatgGTAACAATGTCAACAGACAATAAGCACATTCACAATGTTTTTTACACACCATGCTGATTTTGGGGGATGTTTTGAGTGAGAGTGGACTATGTTCACGGATGACAAAATGAGGTGGAATTTTTTGGGGAATATTGCTCTCAggagatgaaaacaaatgatctAAAATTGCTCTCGTACAGACACTTATCCTTGGGGAGTTGACAAAGATTGACACTGACTATATCGGAACGATCTGCGGAAGTTACAGGCGAGGTAAAACCGTCCCTGTGGTTTTCTCACTTGACTACGCTGTTGAGTGTTTGTGGCGAATGACCCCCCTCACTTGAAATTTGCAGGCGCGGCATCAAGCGGGGATATTGATATTTTGCTGACCCACCCGGACTTCACCTCTCAGACTGAGAAGCAAGTAAGCCTGTTAACCAAATGCAATGCAATGCAGTGTTGCCCTGTTGTTAAACGTAACCTTTCTTTTAAAACCGACTGTTCAGCCAAAGCTCCTCCACGCTGTGGTGGAACATTTGGAGTCGATTGGCTTTGTGACCGACACTCTCTCTAAAGGCGACTCCAAGTTCATGGTAAGACCCCCTGCTTGCGCTCCTTTCACGTGTTCAGTGTGACTGTTCATGCGTTTAGCAGCGTTAACGCGCATGTGTCCGTGTACACATGAAGCACATGATGACGGCCTTGTTTTCTGCAGGGAGTTTGTCAGCTGCAACAaggagatgaagatgaagaagaatacCTCCACAGGCGCATTGATATCAGGTGCTACTTGGATTTATATTCCTCCGTGTGCATGTTTTGATTGTAGGTATTGTggggtattttttcttattgtttgtttggttaACACTTGTGTCTTCCCACTACCTCAAGGTTGATCCCCAAGGACCAATACTACTGTGGCGTTCTCTATTTCACTGGGAGTGACATCTTCAATAAAAACATGAGAACTCACGCTTTGGAGAAGGGCTTCACGCTCAATGAGTACACCATACGACCACTTGGGGTCACTGGTGAGTCATCACTGGGCTGCTTTCATGCCCTTTGTTTGCTCGTCGTTCGCAActggtaattttatttttttaaactatgtgGAACCTATAAAAATACCAATGCCATGCGAAatttgaacaattaaaaaaaaataatacagttcCCCAAAACACCAAAATGTCTTGTGAAGTGTTCTTTACAAATGGTCGCATGAAAAAcataattaaaatgtaattccacattttactttgtaaaactaaacaaaaaaactgagtgaATGACATATTTATATGGTTGCAAATAAGTaaacatttgttgacatttttttgttttgtttcaattcaATAGATATTGTGCTGCTCCATATTGGGGCCTGTGtaataaaaaaatccataagAGCTCAAGACAgcgcacttgtatctcaagggcCTCTGCATATAAATCTGCACACTTTCCTACATATCAAACACTGGACTTTTCCCTCCATTATTATCTGCAGTGGACAAAATTCCCGCTTTTAAATATGGCTGGTCACATTTCTGCTATGCCTCAAAACATCAACACCAAGATagtcatatgctttttttttttccacaccgtGATCTACTTTTCAGTACCGGTACTCTAAAGTAAACCATTGGAACGATTGTTAGTGTCGGGTGTTGTGTGATCGTTACCATTTAACGAACAATCTTTCCTCTTTGTGGCTTTGTTGTAGGTGTAGCAGGGGAGCCTCTGCTGGTCGATAGTGAAAAGGATATCTTTGATTACATCCAGTACAAATACAAGGAGCCGAAGGATCGCAGTGAATAAAGACAAA
This sequence is a window from Hippocampus zosterae strain Florida chromosome 6, ASM2543408v3, whole genome shotgun sequence. Protein-coding genes within it:
- the polb gene encoding DNA polymerase beta: MSKRKAPQESLNEGITDFLVELANYEKNVNRAIHKYNAYRKAASTIAKYPQKIRNGEEAKKLEGVGAKIAEKIDEYLQTGTLRKLEKIRNDDTSSSINFLTRVTGIGPAAARKFFEEGVKTLEDLKKIESKLNHHQQIGLKYFEDFEKRIPRAEMEKMETLILGELTKIDTDYIGTICGSYRRGAASSGDIDILLTHPDFTSQTEKQPKLLHAVVEHLESIGFVTDTLSKGDSKFMGVCQLQQGDEDEEEYLHRRIDIRLIPKDQYYCGVLYFTGSDIFNKNMRTHALEKGFTLNEYTIRPLGVTGVAGEPLLVDSEKDIFDYIQYKYKEPKDRSE